The proteins below are encoded in one region of Pseudonocardia sp. DSM 110487:
- a CDS encoding FAD-dependent monooxygenase, with product MSDVIIAGGGPTGLMLACELRLHGVDVIVLEKDATPTMVVRALGLHVRSIEVIDQRGLPERFLAHGRQYPAGGFVGIQKPPPDLDTAHPYVLGIPQTTTDRLLAERATELGAEILRGCELVLLRPDGHVAWVGDDQQDLLGSLPQWFGDPRASDPDRTLGPTPAKAVLRPQSGTWCGRSPRVLGCRFSRSGCGVVVVRAARCRRGRGRAGNVRSRPSRGGRRNAGLVRWYREPTGRRG from the coding sequence ATGAGCGACGTGATCATCGCCGGCGGCGGGCCTACGGGTTTGATGCTGGCCTGCGAGTTGCGGCTGCACGGCGTGGACGTGATCGTGCTGGAGAAGGACGCGACGCCGACCATGGTCGTCCGCGCGCTCGGCCTGCACGTGCGCAGCATCGAGGTGATCGACCAGCGAGGCCTGCCGGAGCGGTTCCTCGCGCACGGCCGGCAGTACCCGGCCGGCGGGTTCGTCGGCATCCAGAAGCCGCCGCCCGACCTGGACACCGCCCATCCCTACGTCCTCGGCATCCCCCAGACCACCACCGATCGCCTTCTGGCCGAGCGCGCCACCGAGCTGGGCGCCGAGATCCTGCGCGGGTGCGAGCTGGTCCTGCTGCGGCCGGACGGCCACGTGGCGTGGGTCGGTGACGACCAGCAGGATCTGCTCGGCAGCCTTCCCCAGTGGTTCGGCGACCCGCGTGCCTCGGATCCGGACCGGACGCTGGGGCCCACGCCCGCGAAGGCCGTTCTCCGACCCCAGAGCGGTACCTGGTGTGGACGGAGCCCGCGGGTGCTCGGTTGTCGGTTCAGTCGCTCAGGTTGCGGTGTAGTCGTCGTTCGTGCAGCTCGGTGCCGCCGGGGCCGCGGTCGAGCTGGGAACGTCCGGTCTCGGCCCAGCCGTGGCGGTCGTAGAAACGCAGGGCTCGTTCGTTGGTATCGAGAACCCACAGGCCGGCGTGGGTGA
- a CDS encoding N-acetyltransferase family protein, whose amino-acid sequence MQIRRGGGADTDVLAGLVPDPDRRFWRVRSAMDGLEQLLVAEADGQVVGAVSVRWAGACDPPNPWIYGGDVLEDWRSRGVGSLLWQAAHEECRSRGHELVSLDVDLENVAARRLYERLGYEVVGRHEHRWVARDRSGRVTGEGTADTWLMRCGLTPR is encoded by the coding sequence GTGCAGATTCGCCGTGGGGGTGGCGCTGACACCGACGTCCTGGCTGGGCTGGTCCCTGACCCGGATCGCAGATTCTGGCGCGTCCGTTCGGCCATGGATGGGTTGGAGCAGCTCCTCGTTGCTGAGGCCGACGGGCAGGTCGTTGGCGCCGTGTCCGTGCGCTGGGCGGGAGCGTGCGATCCACCGAACCCATGGATCTACGGCGGCGACGTGCTGGAGGACTGGCGCAGTCGTGGCGTCGGGTCGTTGTTGTGGCAGGCGGCGCACGAGGAGTGCAGGAGCCGTGGTCACGAGCTGGTGAGCCTGGACGTCGACCTTGAGAATGTCGCAGCTCGACGTCTGTACGAGCGCTTGGGCTACGAAGTGGTCGGTCGGCATGAGCACCGATGGGTGGCGAGAGATCGATCGGGCCGCGTGACCGGCGAGGGCACTGCCGATACTTGGCTCATGAGATGCGGCCTGACTCCGAGGTAG
- a CDS encoding AMP-binding protein: protein MPVRSPYPDVEIPEISLFDFLFTGFGESAGAPALIDGTSGATITFGELHGMVGKIAAALAERGIGAGDVVALFAPNTPHYVAVFHGVLRANAIVTSVNSLYTPGELAHQLSDSGAKLLFTVSPFLDRATAAAAEVGLAPEAIVVLDGAEGHASLRDLLATTAEPPAQTVTAADTAVLPYSSGTTGRAKGVVLTHRNLVANLQQISAMGDVSSDTKILAVLPFFHIYGMTVMMNQGLHKRATVVTMPRFDLQEFLRIIADYRVGRVYIAPPVAVALAKHPIVDQYDLSCIDVIFSGAAPLDAELGHAVAKRLGCTVLQGYGMTELSPVSHCMPDNRPDLDLNSCGFAIPNVVSKLVDPETGKEVGPGERGELWVKGPNVMSGYLNNAEATAITLDAEGYLHTGDVATVTEDGVFTIVDRVKELIKYKGYQVPPAELEALLLTHDKIADAAVIGVHDAEGEEVPKAFVVRQESAADLTAGEVMAFVAERIAPHKKVRVVEFIDQIPKSASGKILRKDLRAREAATS from the coding sequence ATGCCCGTCCGCAGCCCGTATCCGGACGTCGAGATTCCCGAGATCTCGCTCTTCGACTTCCTCTTCACCGGCTTCGGCGAGAGTGCCGGAGCCCCGGCGTTGATCGACGGCACCTCGGGCGCGACGATCACGTTCGGCGAGCTGCACGGCATGGTCGGCAAGATCGCCGCGGCGCTGGCCGAACGGGGGATCGGCGCCGGTGACGTGGTGGCGCTGTTCGCCCCGAACACGCCGCACTACGTGGCCGTCTTCCACGGGGTACTGCGGGCGAACGCCATCGTCACCAGCGTCAACTCGCTCTACACGCCCGGCGAGCTCGCCCACCAGCTCTCCGACTCCGGCGCCAAGCTGCTGTTCACCGTGTCGCCGTTCCTCGACCGCGCAACTGCGGCTGCCGCCGAGGTCGGCCTCGCTCCCGAGGCGATCGTCGTCCTCGACGGGGCGGAGGGCCACGCGAGTCTGCGCGACCTGCTCGCCACCACCGCGGAACCGCCTGCCCAGACCGTGACGGCGGCCGACACGGCCGTGCTGCCCTACTCGTCGGGCACCACCGGTCGGGCGAAGGGCGTGGTGCTCACCCACCGCAACCTCGTGGCGAACCTGCAGCAGATCTCGGCGATGGGCGATGTCAGCAGCGACACGAAGATCCTCGCGGTGCTGCCGTTCTTCCACATCTACGGCATGACGGTGATGATGAACCAGGGCCTGCACAAGCGGGCCACGGTCGTCACGATGCCGCGTTTCGACCTGCAGGAGTTCCTCCGGATCATCGCCGATTACCGGGTGGGCCGGGTGTACATCGCCCCGCCGGTGGCCGTCGCGCTCGCCAAGCACCCGATCGTCGACCAGTACGACCTCTCCTGCATCGACGTGATCTTCTCGGGCGCCGCCCCGCTCGACGCCGAGCTCGGGCACGCGGTCGCCAAGCGCCTCGGCTGCACGGTGCTGCAGGGCTACGGGATGACCGAGCTGTCACCGGTGAGCCACTGCATGCCGGACAACCGCCCGGACCTTGACCTCAACAGCTGCGGGTTCGCCATCCCGAACGTCGTGTCGAAGCTCGTGGACCCGGAGACGGGCAAGGAGGTCGGACCCGGCGAGCGCGGTGAGCTGTGGGTCAAGGGTCCGAACGTGATGTCCGGCTACCTCAACAACGCAGAGGCCACCGCGATCACGCTCGACGCCGAGGGCTACCTGCACACCGGTGACGTCGCCACCGTCACGGAGGACGGCGTGTTCACGATCGTCGACCGGGTCAAGGAGCTGATCAAGTACAAGGGCTACCAGGTACCGCCCGCGGAGCTGGAGGCGCTGCTCCTGACCCACGACAAGATCGCCGACGCCGCGGTCATCGGCGTGCACGACGCCGAGGGCGAGGAGGTGCCGAAGGCGTTCGTCGTGCGTCAGGAGAGCGCCGCCGACCTCACGGCCGGCGAGGTGATGGCGTTCGTCGCGGAGCGGATCGCCCCGCACAAGAAGGTGCGGGTGGTCGAGTTCATCGACCAGATCCCGAAGTCGGCGTCGGGCAAGATCCTGCGCAAGGACCTGCGGGCCCGGGAGGCGGCGACGAGCTGA
- a CDS encoding DUF4349 domain-containing protein produces the protein MVQVRIRRRVVLVGVGVVLAVLVAAFTLVQVGGDAGGGASDVMAVAPARPAPSIGVGSAADEKGSAAPEMSGGDAQVPGVPLGAVQRQLVRTAQVTVEVGDPATAVRQVRTAAASAGGFVTEEQSSDTGSWLVLRVPTDALDRLVDDVTGYGRVVSRSSQVLDATEEVVDLDARVATQTASVARVRGLLAEASSIGDVVAIESELARREAELDSLTRRLAALRDQVAMSTLTVDLRGPVAVPPQDTRPAPGFLDGLAAGWEGLRAIGSAAAAVVGFVLPFLPVLAVLAGFVLLGRRIVRTRRTPATAGAGGRSGPGSEGES, from the coding sequence GTGGTGCAGGTCAGGATCAGGCGCCGGGTGGTGCTGGTCGGGGTGGGAGTCGTGCTCGCGGTGCTGGTGGCCGCATTCACGCTCGTGCAGGTCGGGGGCGACGCCGGTGGCGGTGCGAGTGACGTGATGGCCGTCGCCCCGGCCCGCCCGGCCCCCTCGATCGGTGTGGGGTCCGCTGCTGACGAGAAGGGGTCCGCGGCCCCGGAGATGAGCGGGGGCGACGCGCAGGTTCCGGGCGTCCCGCTCGGGGCCGTGCAGCGGCAGCTAGTGCGCACCGCGCAGGTCACGGTCGAGGTGGGCGACCCCGCGACCGCGGTTCGCCAGGTCCGCACCGCCGCCGCGAGCGCAGGCGGGTTCGTCACCGAGGAGCAGTCGAGCGACACCGGCAGCTGGCTGGTGCTGCGGGTGCCCACCGACGCGCTCGACCGGCTCGTCGACGACGTCACCGGGTACGGCCGTGTGGTGTCTCGCAGCAGCCAGGTGCTCGACGCCACGGAGGAAGTGGTGGACCTCGATGCGCGGGTGGCCACCCAGACCGCGAGCGTGGCGCGGGTCCGCGGGCTGCTCGCCGAGGCGAGCTCCATCGGCGACGTGGTGGCGATCGAATCGGAGCTCGCCCGGCGGGAAGCCGAGCTGGACTCCCTCACCCGTAGGCTCGCGGCGCTGCGGGACCAGGTCGCGATGTCGACGTTGACCGTGGACCTGCGTGGTCCGGTTGCCGTGCCGCCGCAGGACACCCGACCGGCACCCGGTTTCCTCGACGGCCTCGCCGCAGGCTGGGAGGGACTGCGCGCCATCGGCTCGGCCGCGGCCGCCGTGGTGGGGTTCGTCCTGCCGTTCCTGCCGGTCCTCGCTGTGCTGGCCGGTTTCGTTCTGCTCGGCCGCCGGATCGTCCGGACACGGCGTACGCCTGCCACGGCTGGAGCAGGTGGGCGGAGCGGCCCGGGATCGGAGGGCGAGTCATGA
- a CDS encoding YbjN domain-containing protein, giving the protein MTAADPPAVDATVAAALAELDVDHHRREPGQFLVTLPGTNRLQTHCWLLVREHALFVQAFVCRQPDEAHDAVYRFLLQRNARLYGVHYALDRVGDIHLIGRIGLHAVTADELDRVLGQVLEAADGDFNTLLELGFVTSIRREHAWRQDRGESLANLRAFEHLFT; this is encoded by the coding sequence GTGACCGCAGCGGATCCACCGGCCGTCGACGCCACCGTCGCGGCCGCACTGGCCGAGCTCGACGTCGACCACCACCGCCGTGAGCCCGGTCAGTTCCTCGTGACGTTGCCCGGCACCAACCGGCTGCAGACCCACTGCTGGCTCCTCGTCCGCGAGCACGCCCTCTTCGTGCAGGCGTTCGTCTGCCGGCAGCCGGACGAGGCCCACGACGCGGTCTACCGGTTCCTGCTGCAGCGCAACGCGCGCCTCTACGGGGTGCACTACGCGCTCGACCGCGTCGGCGACATCCACCTGATCGGCCGGATCGGTCTGCACGCCGTCACGGCCGATGAGCTCGACCGCGTGCTCGGCCAGGTCCTCGAGGCCGCCGACGGCGACTTCAACACCCTGCTGGAGCTGGGCTTCGTCACGTCGATCCGCCGCGAGCACGCCTGGCGCCAGGACCGCGGCGAGAGCCTGGCCAACCTCCGAGCCTTCGAGCACCTGTTCACCTGA
- the mshA gene encoding D-inositol-3-phosphate glycosyltransferase codes for MTSVRTDVPRRPDRVCLLSVHTSPLEQPGTGDAGGMNVYIVETATRMARRGVAVEVFTRATSSDLPPVAELAPGVLVRHVVAGPFEGLGKHDLPSQLCAFTAGVLRTEAHQEPGYYDVVHSHYWLSGQVGWLARDRWGVPLVHSAHTLAKVKNAALADGDQPEPMVRVIGEDQVVAEADRLISNTDEETRQLVELYDADPHRTVAIPPGVDLGRYTPGDRATARTALGIAPDAVVLAFAGRIQPLKAPHVLLRAAAELLRRDPSLRSRLVVLVAGGPSGSGLAEPTALQGLGAALGITDVLRFLPPQSRDGLVDVYRAADVVAVPSYNESFGLVALEAQACGTPVVAARVGGLPVAVADGVSGLLVDGHRDEQWADALGAVALVPGRRAELAAHTVGHAHRFSWDRTTDALLDTYADASAEFAERQWQAMRAGLAAGMIEG; via the coding sequence GTGACCTCCGTCCGCACCGACGTACCGCGGCGACCCGACCGGGTGTGCCTGCTGTCCGTCCACACCTCGCCGCTGGAGCAGCCCGGCACGGGCGACGCAGGCGGCATGAACGTCTACATCGTGGAGACCGCCACCCGGATGGCCCGGCGCGGCGTGGCCGTCGAGGTGTTCACGCGCGCGACCTCGTCGGATCTCCCCCCGGTGGCGGAGCTTGCGCCGGGCGTGCTGGTGCGGCACGTCGTCGCCGGGCCGTTCGAGGGCCTCGGCAAGCACGACCTCCCGAGCCAGCTCTGCGCCTTCACCGCGGGCGTGCTGCGCACCGAGGCACACCAGGAACCCGGCTACTACGACGTCGTGCACTCGCACTACTGGCTTTCCGGGCAGGTCGGCTGGCTCGCCAGAGACCGGTGGGGCGTGCCGCTCGTGCACAGCGCCCACACCCTCGCCAAGGTCAAGAACGCGGCGCTCGCCGACGGCGACCAGCCAGAGCCCATGGTGCGCGTGATCGGCGAGGACCAGGTCGTGGCCGAGGCCGATCGCCTGATCAGCAACACCGACGAGGAGACGCGCCAGCTCGTCGAGCTCTACGACGCCGACCCGCACCGCACCGTCGCGATCCCGCCCGGCGTCGACCTCGGGCGGTACACCCCCGGAGACCGGGCCACGGCGCGCACGGCGCTCGGCATCGCGCCGGACGCCGTCGTGCTGGCCTTCGCCGGGCGGATCCAGCCGCTCAAGGCCCCGCACGTGCTGCTGCGGGCCGCGGCGGAGCTGCTGCGCCGCGACCCGTCCCTGCGGTCCCGGCTGGTCGTGCTCGTCGCGGGCGGGCCGTCCGGCAGCGGGCTCGCGGAGCCCACCGCCCTCCAGGGGCTCGGCGCCGCCCTCGGCATCACCGACGTGCTGCGGTTCCTGCCACCCCAGAGCAGGGACGGCCTCGTGGACGTCTACCGAGCCGCCGATGTGGTGGCCGTCCCGAGCTACAACGAGTCGTTCGGGCTCGTGGCGCTCGAGGCGCAGGCCTGCGGCACCCCGGTCGTCGCGGCACGGGTGGGCGGGCTGCCGGTCGCGGTGGCCGACGGCGTCTCCGGCCTGCTCGTCGACGGCCATCGCGACGAGCAATGGGCCGACGCGCTCGGCGCGGTCGCGCTCGTGCCCGGCCGTCGCGCCGAGCTCGCGGCCCACACCGTCGGGCACGCGCACCGGTTCTCATGGGATCGCACCACCGATGCCCTCCTCGACACCTACGCCGATGCGTCCGCCGAGTTCGCCGAGCGCCAGTGGCAGGCCATGCGTGCCGGGCTGGCGGCCGGGATGATCGAGGGGTGA
- a CDS encoding sacsin N-terminal ATP-binding-like domain-containing protein, with protein MDDPFGTAELRSAVLSAWADSPTRFREDANAEEDLRLGGYADAWFVELAQNAADAARAAGVPGRVRVELRDGELAIANTGAPLDEAGVAALASLRASAKRDDPGSVGRFGVGFAAVLPVSDAPRVSSANGGVAFSAERTAAEVAAFPGPAAELARRDGPPVLRLVWPTDERPPTGYDTEVRLPLRPGTDPAALLAEARDGAADLLLALPDLVEIAVGELVVARTDGPGPGEVTISGRRWLLARRAGRIDDLAAQAEPVEQRGRRDWSVCWALPLTADGAPDPLHADVLHAPTATEERFSLPARLIATVPLEPDRRRVRPGPAADAVLAGAAAAYVDLVRVVAPEARIALAPEPGFPRSELDGQLRELLLAALRGTAWLPAVTGAELAPGRAEWLDVPPLDGPAAALPGLLADAGFDRLLAPVPPGTNPAVLAELGVHRMPLAELVQRLLGVEQPPEWWRSLYAALEPLADTMPGATDELRALPVPLADGRMAAGPATVLLQPPADDGVERLAALGLPGLHIAHPAAVHALLERLGASLAEAGALLEHPALADAVERSVDDAEAGLDVRPLAEAVLALVAETGSAPEALAALALPDAEGHPARADELMLPDAAVRPLLAPDVPLDPIDAAFAARVPRAALLAVGVVDGFTVVVDEEPVAPDHDLDDEERWWDGLEAPPVRLVAVRDLDLVADDAWAAALTLLASERDTRAALTAPGSYTAWWLGRHARLGGRRPAHWRLPTASDLGSLYDPPPGDGLPDEGVLAAIGVRADLRIPDTSTAADLLARLADPARTPDVALAAEAYAELADAVADGRVDPADLELPERVRALDGTVADVETAMVLDHPWLAAVLPAGELATGGDPSALAELLDLPLASDVVVAEVEGDGRTVRWAELAEIVVACHTLEMQVPDGDLAVHDELWVQVKRPGPDRFRVPAWRDTTGRWHATDPVHALLGLLAHEASVANSSG; from the coding sequence GTGGACGATCCTTTCGGCACGGCGGAGCTTCGTTCCGCCGTGCTCTCAGCATGGGCGGACTCGCCCACCCGCTTCCGCGAGGACGCCAACGCCGAGGAGGACCTGCGGCTCGGCGGGTACGCCGATGCGTGGTTCGTCGAGCTCGCCCAGAACGCGGCCGACGCGGCGCGGGCCGCGGGCGTGCCCGGGCGGGTGCGCGTCGAGCTGCGGGACGGCGAGCTGGCCATCGCCAACACGGGTGCGCCGCTGGACGAAGCGGGTGTCGCCGCGCTCGCGTCCCTCCGTGCCTCGGCGAAGCGGGACGACCCGGGCTCGGTGGGGCGCTTCGGCGTCGGCTTCGCGGCCGTGCTCCCGGTGTCGGACGCCCCGCGGGTGTCGAGCGCGAACGGCGGTGTGGCGTTCTCCGCCGAGCGCACGGCCGCCGAGGTTGCCGCCTTCCCCGGGCCCGCGGCCGAGCTCGCACGGCGGGACGGTCCGCCGGTGCTGCGACTCGTCTGGCCGACCGACGAGCGTCCGCCCACCGGCTACGACACCGAGGTCCGGCTGCCGCTGCGTCCGGGAACCGACCCCGCCGCCCTGCTCGCCGAGGCCCGCGACGGTGCCGCCGACCTGCTGCTGGCGCTGCCCGATCTCGTCGAGATCGCCGTCGGTGAGCTGGTCGTGGCCCGGACGGACGGTCCCGGTCCCGGTGAGGTGACGATCTCGGGGCGCCGCTGGCTGCTGGCCCGCCGGGCGGGCCGGATCGACGACCTCGCCGCGCAGGCGGAGCCCGTCGAGCAGCGGGGTCGGCGGGACTGGTCGGTGTGCTGGGCGCTCCCGCTCACCGCCGACGGCGCCCCCGATCCCCTGCACGCCGACGTGCTGCACGCCCCGACGGCCACCGAAGAGCGGTTCTCGCTCCCCGCCCGGCTGATCGCCACCGTGCCGCTCGAGCCGGACCGCCGCCGGGTGCGGCCGGGCCCGGCCGCCGACGCGGTGCTGGCCGGGGCCGCGGCGGCATACGTCGACCTGGTGCGCGTCGTCGCTCCCGAGGCGCGCATCGCGCTGGCGCCCGAGCCGGGCTTCCCTCGCTCCGAGCTGGACGGGCAGCTGCGCGAGCTGCTCCTCGCCGCACTGCGCGGAACGGCGTGGCTGCCTGCCGTCACGGGCGCGGAGCTCGCGCCCGGCCGCGCGGAGTGGCTCGACGTCCCGCCGCTGGACGGACCGGCCGCCGCGCTGCCCGGACTGCTCGCCGACGCCGGGTTCGACCGGCTGCTCGCCCCGGTTCCGCCTGGCACCAACCCGGCCGTGCTGGCCGAGCTCGGCGTGCACCGGATGCCCCTTGCCGAGCTCGTGCAGCGCCTGCTCGGGGTGGAGCAGCCGCCGGAGTGGTGGCGGTCGCTCTACGCCGCGCTGGAGCCACTCGCCGACACGATGCCGGGCGCGACGGACGAGCTGCGTGCCCTCCCCGTCCCACTGGCCGATGGCCGCATGGCCGCGGGCCCGGCCACCGTCCTGCTGCAGCCTCCGGCCGACGACGGCGTGGAGCGCCTGGCCGCGCTCGGGTTGCCGGGCTTGCACATCGCGCATCCCGCCGCGGTGCACGCGTTGCTCGAGCGGCTCGGAGCGAGCCTCGCGGAGGCGGGGGCACTGCTGGAGCACCCCGCGCTCGCCGACGCCGTCGAACGCTCTGTGGACGACGCCGAGGCCGGGCTGGACGTCCGCCCGCTGGCGGAGGCGGTGCTGGCACTCGTCGCGGAGACGGGGAGCGCACCCGAGGCGCTCGCGGCACTGGCCCTGCCGGACGCCGAGGGCCACCCGGCGCGCGCCGACGAGCTCATGCTCCCGGACGCCGCCGTTCGGCCACTGCTCGCCCCGGACGTCCCGCTCGACCCGATCGATGCGGCGTTCGCCGCGCGCGTGCCGCGTGCCGCGCTGCTCGCCGTCGGCGTCGTCGACGGGTTCACGGTCGTCGTCGACGAGGAACCGGTTGCGCCCGACCACGACCTCGACGACGAGGAGCGCTGGTGGGACGGCCTGGAGGCCCCGCCGGTCCGCCTGGTGGCGGTGCGGGATCTCGACCTCGTGGCCGACGACGCGTGGGCCGCCGCGCTCACGCTGCTCGCGAGCGAGCGGGACACGCGCGCCGCTCTCACCGCGCCCGGCTCGTACACGGCGTGGTGGCTCGGGCGACACGCCCGCCTCGGTGGCCGCCGCCCCGCGCATTGGCGGCTCCCGACCGCGAGCGACCTGGGCTCGCTCTACGACCCGCCGCCCGGCGACGGCCTCCCCGACGAGGGTGTGCTCGCCGCGATCGGGGTGCGCGCCGACCTGCGGATCCCCGACACCTCGACGGCCGCCGACCTGCTGGCGCGGCTCGCCGACCCGGCCCGCACCCCGGACGTCGCTCTCGCCGCCGAGGCGTACGCCGAGCTCGCCGACGCCGTGGCCGACGGCCGGGTCGACCCGGCCGACCTGGAGCTCCCCGAACGGGTCAGGGCGCTCGACGGCACCGTCGCGGACGTCGAGACCGCGATGGTGCTCGACCACCCGTGGCTCGCCGCTGTGCTGCCCGCAGGCGAGCTGGCCACCGGAGGCGACCCGTCGGCGCTGGCCGAACTGCTCGACCTCCCGCTCGCGTCCGACGTGGTCGTCGCCGAGGTGGAAGGCGACGGACGGACCGTGCGGTGGGCCGAGCTCGCCGAGATCGTCGTGGCGTGCCACACGCTGGAGATGCAGGTGCCCGACGGGGATCTCGCGGTTCACGACGAGCTGTGGGTTCAGGTGAAGCGCCCTGGTCCCGACCGGTTCCGCGTGCCTGCATGGCGGGACACCACGGGCCGGTGGCACGCCACCGACCCCGTGCACGCGCTGCTCGGTCTGCTGGCCCACGAGGCATCGGTGGCGAACTCGTCAGGTTGA
- a CDS encoding DUF3027 domain-containing protein, producing MNAVPTLDPPARLVDAVEQARAAAVEEAAADLGPHAAEGAVGEHLEAVPEGPDAVSHHFAATQGGYQGWRWSVTLAAAGEDTPVTVSEVVLIPGPDALVAPEWVPWDERVRPGDLGVGDLLPAQQDDPRLVPGYIASDDPAVEEVAVEVGLGRRLVPSRYGRDEAARRWHDGPHGPAADMSRAAPAPCGTCGFFFPLAGSLRAAFGVCGNEYSPADGSVVDVGFGCGAHSDVQPDTTSAVAVAELVYDDGVDLEPIGR from the coding sequence GTGAACGCCGTACCGACCCTCGACCCGCCCGCTCGGCTCGTGGACGCGGTGGAGCAGGCTCGGGCCGCGGCGGTCGAGGAGGCCGCGGCGGACCTCGGCCCGCACGCCGCTGAAGGTGCCGTCGGCGAACACCTGGAAGCCGTCCCGGAAGGCCCCGACGCCGTCAGCCACCACTTCGCCGCCACCCAGGGCGGCTACCAGGGCTGGCGCTGGTCGGTCACCCTCGCCGCGGCGGGCGAGGACACGCCCGTCACGGTCAGCGAGGTCGTGCTCATTCCCGGCCCCGACGCACTGGTGGCGCCCGAGTGGGTGCCGTGGGATGAGCGGGTGCGTCCGGGCGACCTCGGCGTCGGCGACCTGCTGCCCGCCCAGCAGGACGACCCGCGACTCGTCCCCGGCTACATCGCCTCCGACGACCCCGCCGTCGAGGAGGTCGCCGTCGAGGTGGGGCTGGGCCGCCGCCTGGTGCCGTCCCGCTACGGGCGCGACGAGGCAGCCCGGCGCTGGCACGACGGCCCGCACGGCCCGGCCGCGGACATGTCCCGCGCCGCCCCCGCGCCGTGTGGCACCTGCGGATTCTTCTTCCCGCTCGCCGGCTCGTTGCGGGCCGCGTTCGGGGTGTGCGGCAACGAGTACTCGCCCGCCGACGGCTCGGTCGTCGACGTCGGGTTCGGCTGCGGCGCCCACTCCGACGTGCAACCCGACACGACGTCCGCGGTGGCGGTGGCCGAGCTCGTCTACGACGACGGCGTCGACCTGGAGCCGATCGGACGGTAG
- a CDS encoding glutaminyl-peptide cyclotransferase: MTFGRALLGALAVVLAGCAAAAPAPAPAVERLRPTVLAELPHDTDAFTQGLELAPDGALYEGTGLAGRSQLRELDPDTGEVRQEVPLPGRLFGEGITVVGDRIWQLTWQDGVALEWDRAGLTLLRQVPMDGEGWGLCRDGDRLVRSDGTDRLRFHDPESFAETGSVAVTLDGDPVTEINELECVDGQVWANIWQTDRILRIDPADGRVTAVVDATGLLDDERRGDADVLNGIAALGGDEYLVTGKLWPASFRVRFTPE; this comes from the coding sequence ATGACCTTCGGGCGTGCACTGCTCGGGGCGCTGGCGGTGGTGCTCGCCGGGTGTGCCGCCGCCGCTCCGGCCCCGGCTCCCGCGGTGGAGCGGCTGCGTCCCACGGTGCTCGCCGAGCTGCCGCACGACACCGATGCGTTCACGCAGGGCCTCGAACTCGCCCCGGACGGCGCGCTGTACGAGGGCACCGGGCTGGCCGGCCGGTCACAGTTGCGCGAGCTCGACCCGGACACGGGCGAGGTCCGGCAGGAGGTGCCGCTGCCCGGCCGCCTGTTCGGCGAGGGCATCACCGTCGTCGGCGACCGGATCTGGCAGCTCACCTGGCAGGACGGGGTGGCGCTCGAGTGGGATCGCGCCGGGCTGACGCTGCTGCGCCAGGTGCCGATGGACGGCGAGGGCTGGGGCCTGTGCCGCGACGGCGACCGCCTCGTGCGCAGTGACGGCACCGACCGGCTGCGCTTCCACGACCCCGAGTCGTTCGCCGAGACCGGATCGGTGGCCGTCACCCTCGACGGCGACCCGGTCACCGAGATCAACGAACTGGAGTGCGTCGACGGGCAGGTGTGGGCGAACATCTGGCAAACCGACCGGATCCTGCGGATCGACCCGGCAGACGGACGCGTCACGGCGGTCGTCGACGCCACCGGGCTGCTCGACGACGAGCGCCGCGGCGACGCCGACGTGCTCAACGGCATCGCCGCGCTGGGCGGCGACGAGTACCTGGTGACGGGCAAGCTCTGGCCGGCGTCGTTCCGGGTGCGGTTCACCCCGGAGTAG